The window CGCGCCGCCGCCGTCCAGGCCGCGAAGCCGTCCTGGCCCATCGCCACGGTGTCGAAGTGCATGTCGGAGAAGCCGTCGCCGCTGAAGTGGCCCGACAGGCCGGGGAAGGTGCCCTCCCGTTCGGCCTGAAGGTTCAGCTGGTCCGCCATGCCGTTCATCACGTAGATCATGGAGCCGAGCTGCGGCACGAAGAACGTGTTCATCACGCTGGCCGAGGTCAGCGAGAAGTGCACCGGCGTGCGGGCCGGGATGACGAGCCTGTTGAGGCTGGCGATGCCCTGGTCCGGGTAGATGAACAGCCACTTCCAATCGAGCGCGACGACCTGCACCTCGAGCGGCTTGGCGGCGGGGTCCTCGACGGGCGGGGACAGCGGCCGGGCGGGGTCGAGCTCGTGCGAGCCCACCCAGGCGATGCCGCCGAGGAACACGATGGTGAGCAGCGGCACCGACCAGGTGACGACCTCGACCTTGCCCGAGAAGGCGAAGGTGGGCAGGCGCCTGGCCTTCG is drawn from Lichenibacterium dinghuense and contains these coding sequences:
- a CDS encoding COX aromatic rich motif-containing protein → MTTRSRDFPAPPAERRSPAILAALALAAGLGGCSRGVLAPVGPVGASQRLILFDAVLIMMCIVVPTIVATLAFAWWFRAGNAKARRLPTFAFSGKVEVVTWSVPLLTIVFLGGIAWVGSHELDPARPLSPPVEDPAAKPLEVQVVALDWKWLFIYPDQGIASLNRLVIPARTPVHFSLTSASVMNTFFVPQLGSMIYVMNGMADQLNLQAEREGTFPGLSGHFSGDGFSDMHFDTVAMGQDGFAAWTAAARGQGPSLDAAAYGRLARQSTGDPPMTYGAVDRDLFMRVVAQQIPPGPGPDPRAVTTTPANKDPRFNAKAGG